The Candidatus Zixiibacteriota bacterium DNA window ACCTTGGTCAGATCGGCCTTGACGGTCGCGCCGGAGGGACTGGCCGCGGGCTCGGCGTTTTGCAGCGGCGACATCGGCTTGGCCAGGCCGAAATCGAGGATTTTCGGTTCTTCGTGCTCGTCGACGATCACGTTCTCCGGCTTGATGTCGCGATGAACAATGTTCAACTTGTGTGCGGCGGCCAGCCCGGAGGCAATCTTCTCGGCAATCCGCAGCGCCTTGCCCACGTCCTCCGGTTTGCCGACCAGGAACTCGTTCAAATGTTTCCCGCGAATGTACTCCATTACGATGTAATGGATGTCGCGCTTGCCATCGGGCGATTTTCCGACGCCGATGTCATAGATCGCCATGATATTGGCATGCTGAATCTGTGCGGCGGTCTTGGCTTCGCGCTCGAACCGTTCGCGGCGATCCTCGTTGTCGAAGTAGTCGTCGCGGAGCGTCTTGAGGGCAACTTGGCGATTGAGTTTGGTGTCCTCAGCAAGAAAAACCTCACCCATGCCGCCCTCGCCAAGTTTGCTGAGGATCTTGAAGTGGGCTAAAGTATCGCCGGCTGTGAGCATTCCATTCCTGTCCGTGAAATATTCCTGTTAGTATCAGCGAAGCCGAAGACGAATACAAGCATAAACTCGCGGGCGAGAACGGGCTTTGTCCTCGGACGCACCTGTATTATACTAACGGCCATGCCGCGCAGCCGAAAACCAGATTTGATCCGCTTTGGGACTTCGTCGTTTTCTTCCGAGGATTGGGTGGGTCCATTCTATCCGGAGGATACCAAGCCGGCAGAGTTTCTCAGCTATTATGCCAGGCAGTTTGACACCGTCGAGGTTGACGCCACCTATTATGCCATACCGTCGGCTCGGACGGTAGAAGGCTGGGTGGAAAAGACGCCGGAGGGCTTTCTGATTTCGGCGAAATTCCCGCGTTCGATTGTGCATGGCGGGGAGGGCGCAACACCGGCACCGGATCTGATTCTCAAGCCGGAAGCGACGTATGCTGATCGCGACCGTTTCCTGAAGGTAATCGCCACGCTCGGCACTCGCTTGGGGCCGCTGGTGTTGCAGTTTCCCTACTTCTCCAAGAAGGTGTTTACATCGCGTGAACCGTTTCTGGAACGACTCGACCGATTCCTCGGAGATTTGCCGAAGAATTTCGAGTACGGCGTCGAAATTCGCAACAAGACCTGGCTGAAGGCCGATTTTGCTGACTTGCTCCGTCGCCACCAAGTGAGCTTGGTGCTGGTCGATCAAGCCTGGATGCCACACGGCGACGAGGTCGAGAAGCTGTTCGATCCGGTCACCGGTGGTGTTTGCTATATCCGGCTCCTTGGTGATCGCCAACAGATCGAGGCGATCACCAAAACTTGGGACAGAGAGGTTATCGACCGGGAAGAGAGTCTGGAACGCTGGAGCGCATTCCTGGTACGGATGATGGCGCGGCAGATTCGGACTTTAGTCTACATTAACAACCACTATGCCGGCCATGCTCCGGCAACCTTGCGGCGGTTGAAAGAGTTGTTCGAGCGCGCCGCTGCCCAGTAATTCTCCAGCTATTTTCTACCAGCATCCATCAACGTTGAAAGCGCTGATGGACTCGCGGCGAGCTAATCCTGACCATGGAGCAGGCGGTTCTTGCCGGTCTGCTTGACGGTGTACATCAGTTTGTCAGCTCGGGAAATCATGTCATCCACCGACTCCGGCGGGCGGACGAACGTGTAGACACCGGTTGAGAACGAAACTGGCCAGGCGTTGGCAGTGGCCATCGAGCTTAGATCGGCCTTGAGCCGCTTCATCACCTGCTCGGCTGCTGCAAAATCGGTCTCGGACAGTAGAAGAACGAATTCATCGCCACCGAAGCGGGCGACGCGGTCGACGGCGCGGATGTTTTTCTTCATCAGTTCGGCGGTTTGGGCCAGCAGGCGATCACCGGCCTGATGCCCGCAGCTATCGTTGATGAGCTTGAAGTCATCGATATCGGTGAAAGCGATCGTTATCGGCTTGCCGGTACGTCTGGCGCGGGCAATTTCGAGTTCAGCGAACTCCTGGAAAGCGCGGCGGTTCGAGATGCCCGTCAAGTCATCGACACGCGCGGTGTTCCGGTGGTGATCGGCGGTCTCCTTCAGCGCCGCGAGCATCAGTGCGATCAGCGTAAACAGAAGCCAGCGCAGAATCTCATTTACCGGTGTGAAATCGGGATTGCGAAGAATAACGCCGCTTTCGATGTCGACAATGGCCAGCAGTCCGGCGCTGATCAGGGCAATCGTTACGGCGGCCAGCCGCCCGGACGACCAGGCGGCGATGGCGATCGGAACGAAATAGAAGATCGAGACCGCAAGCAGCGCATCGGTCGCAAAATAAAGGGCGGCGATGAGGACCACCAGCGACAATGCCAGTGAGGCGCTGAGCCACTTTGGGAAGCGTTCCAGCCGTGCAATGAGTTCAAGCATAAGCCTGCCCAGGCCAAAGGGTTTGGTCTGCTCCCCTCAAGATTCCTGGGCAAAACAATACATGTTCAAACCTCGATGGCAAGCACTCGCGCGAAAAATCGTCGGGCCGAAATTCTCGCCGGAAAATCCACAAAATGCCCACAGCGCTCCGTATTTCCTCAATGCGGGGTCTGAAGAGACCCATTTGGTCGATTTTAAATGTTTGGATTTTGTCATATCTGATCTATTGACTGGAGGAACGATCATGGCTTACGAATTACCGGCGTTGACTTACGCTTATGACGCGCTGGAGCCGTTCATCGACAAGGAAACGATGAACATTCATCACACCAAGCACCATCAGACCTACGTCACCAAGCTGAATGAGGCATTGGCAGCACATGCCGAGTTGCAGAGAAAGACGGTCGAGGACTTGGTCCGTGACCTGGGCAGTGTGCCGGACGCAATCCGGACGGCGGTGCGCAATCACGGCGGCGGGCATGCGAATCATAGCTTCTTCTGGAAGATTTTGAAGAAAGATGTCAAACCGAGCGGTAAGATCATCGAAGCAATCAATTCGACGTTCGGTGGACAGGAACAATTCAAGGAGAAGTTCACGGCGGCGGCCGCGGGCGTGTTCGGATCCGGTTGGGCATGGCTGGTGGCTTCCGGCGGCAAGCTGGAGATCATGTCGACGCCGAACCAGGATTCGCCCTTGACACAAGGAAAGACCCCGATCATCGGCATCGATGTCTGGGAACATGCTTATTATCTGAAGTACCAGAACCGCCGGCCCGAATATATTGGCGCGTTCTTTAACGTGATCAACTGGGACGAGGTCAACAAGATGCTGGCGACCGCCAAATAGCGGATCGATTCCCGCGAAGATGTTCCTGTGGTAGTGAATCGCCGTCGGCAGAGCTGTCGACGGCGATTGTCATTAGTGGCGGGTGCCAGCAGTTCAGTTCTTGACTCAGAGCACGGCGGAAGCTTTATTGCCAACTTGCAGATCGGGCGCGTATTGTAACATTATGGCAGACGCACAAGACATTCTATTCGAAGTTGAGTTTAAGGCGCATCGGCGGGATTTCTACGGCAATCCCTTCAGCCTCACTTTGCGCGAAAAGGACTGGGTGATTGTTGAAGCGGAGCGAGGCGAGGACATGGGCTTCGTCCACATGCTGATCGATCCGGAGGCCAAGTTCAAGAGCCGACCCAACAAGGTGCGCCCGATCCTGCGCTCCGCCACCGACGATGATTGCTTCAAGATGTCGAAGAACCGCGAGATGGAGAAAGAATCGCTCGAGCACTGCAAAGTGTTGGTCGGCCAGCACGGGTTGCAGATGAAGCTGGTCGATG harbors:
- a CDS encoding serine/threonine protein kinase; translation: MLTAGDTLAHFKILSKLGEGGMGEVFLAEDTKLNRQVALKTLRDDYFDNEDRRERFEREAKTAAQIQHANIMAIYDIGVGKSPDGKRDIHYIVMEYIRGKHLNEFLVGKPEDVGKALRIAEKIASGLAAAHKLNIVHRDIKPENVIVDEHEEPKILDFGLAKPMSPLQNAEPAASPSGATVKADLTKV
- a CDS encoding DUF72 domain-containing protein, whose product is MGPFYPEDTKPAEFLSYYARQFDTVEVDATYYAIPSARTVEGWVEKTPEGFLISAKFPRSIVHGGEGATPAPDLILKPEATYADRDRFLKVIATLGTRLGPLVLQFPYFSKKVFTSREPFLERLDRFLGDLPKNFEYGVEIRNKTWLKADFADLLRRHQVSLVLVDQAWMPHGDEVEKLFDPVTGGVCYIRLLGDRQQIEAITKTWDREVIDREESLERWSAFLVRMMARQIRTLVYINNHYAGHAPATLRRLKELFERAAAQ
- a CDS encoding diguanylate cyclase, producing MLELIARLERFPKWLSASLALSLVVLIAALYFATDALLAVSIFYFVPIAIAAWSSGRLAAVTIALISAGLLAIVDIESGVILRNPDFTPVNEILRWLLFTLIALMLAALKETADHHRNTARVDDLTGISNRRAFQEFAELEIARARRTGKPITIAFTDIDDFKLINDSCGHQAGDRLLAQTAELMKKNIRAVDRVARFGGDEFVLLLSETDFAAAEQVMKRLKADLSSMATANAWPVSFSTGVYTFVRPPESVDDMISRADKLMYTVKQTGKNRLLHGQD
- a CDS encoding superoxide dismutase, with translation MMAYELPALTYAYDALEPFIDKETMNIHHTKHHQTYVTKLNEALAAHAELQRKTVEDLVRDLGSVPDAIRTAVRNHGGGHANHSFFWKILKKDVKPSGKIIEAINSTFGGQEQFKEKFTAAAAGVFGSGWAWLVASGGKLEIMSTPNQDSPLTQGKTPIIGIDVWEHAYYLKYQNRRPEYIGAFFNVINWDEVNKMLATAK